A stretch of the Marasmius oreades isolate 03SP1 chromosome 8, whole genome shotgun sequence genome encodes the following:
- a CDS encoding uncharacterized protein (BUSCO:EOG09263WB5) produces MDRLESLGSQLSQITMYDIKSMYEQAKNVVLNVSEIESKVREATNDEPWGASSTLMQEIANRTFNYPEFNEIMPSIYSKFMEKEARQWRQIYKSLQLLEYLIKHGSERVVDDARAHIATIKMLRSFHYIDDKGKDQGINIRNRAKEIVELLSDVEKIRIERRKAKANKSKYTGQGSDGMSFSSGGGRYGGFGNDSGYSGSYGGGGGSSSYGNERYGSGGGSSSSFRDEGERRGYEEYNAGDDEDVPSSSARRSNSLNTNSRASPGRGAKAPPSAPAPVKEVDLLGGFEDDTFGSTVTAPPPKTNTSFATDKALPAVGATKKPIVSIDDDDFADFQAAPSSPTAPASAPAPVAPKMNLMDMLNSTQSTTTASTPPMQNQQASLFNMGRSGAGMSGMGGNMSMGMGGGMGMGMHRSNTSMSGSAQFSPVVQPTSPTGFSPMRPSMTPASSTKPPATSKPASGASANFDDLWSMSLGSGKSSSGPVPEKSMKDLEKEKSTAGLWAGVGTSTKPSMGTTGGFGAFGGSSASSGNTGGGDDLLL; encoded by the exons ATGGACAGGCTAGAATCTCTTGGGAGTCAGCTCTCCCAGATCACGATGTACGACATCAAGTCTATGTATGAACAA GCCAAAAATGTCGTGTTAAATGTTAGTGAAATTGAGTCAAAGGTCAGAGAGGCGACAAATGATGAACCATG GGGTGCAAGTTCCACTTTGATGCAAGAAATTGCAAATCG GACTTTTAATTA CCCGGAGTTCAACGAAATAATGCCCAGTATCTATTCGAAATTCATGGAGAAGGAAGCGAGACAGTGGCGGCAAATCTACAAA TCTCTCCAACTCTTGGAATACCTTATCAAACATGGTTCGGAACGAGTGGTAGACGATGCGCGTGCCCACATTGCAACCATCAAGATGCTGCGAAGCTTTCACTATATAGACGATAAAGGAAAAGATCAAGGAATCAACA TCCGGAACCGTGCTAAAGAGATTGTCGAACTACTCTCCGATGTTGAAAAGATTCGCATCGAGCGACGAAAAGCCAAAGCCAACAAAAGCAAATATACTGGGCAAGGTAGCGATGGAATGAGCTTCTCGAGTGGAGGTGGTCGGTATGGGGGATTCGGAAATGACTCAGGGTATAGTGGAAGTTACGGTGGAGGCGGTGGCAGTAGCAGCTACGGAAATG AGCGTTATGGCTCAGGCGGGGGAAGTAGTTCCTCCTTCAGAGATGAGGGCGAGAGAAGAGGATATGAAGAATACAATGCTGgtgatgatgaagacgtaCCCTCTAGTTCTGCCAGGCGATCAAATAGCCTCAATACGAACTCACGGGCTTCACCGGGAAGGGGTGCGAAGGCACCTCCGTCGGCGCCTGCGCCGGTGAAAGAGGTAGATCTCCTCGGCGGATTTGAGGACGATACCTTCGGTAGCACCGTTACAGCCCCACCGCCAAAGACGAACACATCTTTTGCAACTGACAAGGCTTTACCTGCGGTCGGTGCTACCAAAAAACCGATCGTTAGTATCGACG ATGATGATTTCGCCGATTTCCAAGCAGCGCCCTCTTCACCAACCGCTCCTGCATCGGCACCAGCACCAGTCGCCCCAAAGATGAACCTCATGGACATGCTCAATTCCACACAatctaccaccaccgccagCACGCCACCTATGCAGAACCAGCAGGCGTCATTGTTCAACATGGGAAGATCCGGTGCTGGAATGTCTGGAATGGGGGGAAACATGAGTATGGGCATGGGTGGCGGTATGGGCATGGGCATGCATAGGTCAAACACATCCATGTCCGGGTCTGCTCAATTCTCACCGGTCGTGCAACCTACCTCTCCCACTGGTTTCTCTCCTATGCGGCCCTCGATGACGCCAGCATCATCTACGAAACCCCCTGCGACATCGAAGCCGGCTTCAGGTGCTAGTGCCAATTTTGACGATTTATGGTCCATGTCTCTTGGGTCCGGAAAGTCCAGTTCTGGTCCGGTTCCTGAGAAATCAATGAAGGActtggagaaggaaaagtcGACGGCTGGATTGTGGGCGGGTGTAGGGACAAGCACGAAGCCTTCCATGGGAACGACAGGCGGTTTTGGTGCCTTTGGAGGATCTAGCGCAAGCTCAGGAAACACTGGAGGAGGGGACGACCTTTTGTTGTAA